One Terriglobia bacterium DNA segment encodes these proteins:
- a CDS encoding DHA2 family efflux MFS transporter permease subunit: protein MLATFMEVLDTSIANVALNHIAGSLSASVDESTWVLTSYLVSNAIILPMSGWFSSLFGRKRFFMICVALFTVTSFLCGLAPNLGSLIFFRVLQGIGGGAMQPIAQAILVESFPHEKRGMGMAVYGMGVIFAPIIGPTLGGWITDNYSWRWIFFINIPVGIFAILMTLYLIFDPPYLKRHSVREGLKIDYLGFSLLAVGLGALEIMLDEGQRNDWFESGGITAAAIVAGLCLLAVVLWELHAEHPVVELRLLKNRNFTLATITMYFLGVVLYASTVLLPIYLQSLMGYNATLSGLVLSPGGVVVLFLMPIVGFLLSKYEARWLVTFGVAMCSLGMYQMAQFNLETDYHAAMMARIVQSVGMAFLFVPINTAAFSYLVKEQANNATGIINLARNIGGSSGIALTMTMLTRRTAFHQNMLAGHITGMEESYRSMIYGAGHMLVAQGSDPVQATQQAHGLMYGMLMRQSAMMGFVDSFWVLAMVFLLMIPLMFLMKKTRPQKMEVAAH, encoded by the coding sequence ATGCTGGCGACGTTCATGGAGGTGCTGGATACCAGCATCGCCAACGTCGCGCTCAATCACATTGCCGGCAGCCTGTCGGCGAGCGTGGACGAGAGCACCTGGGTCCTGACCTCCTACCTGGTTTCCAACGCCATCATCCTCCCCATGTCGGGCTGGTTCTCGTCGCTGTTCGGGCGCAAGCGCTTCTTCATGATCTGCGTGGCGCTGTTCACTGTGACCTCTTTCCTGTGCGGCCTGGCGCCGAACCTGGGATCGCTGATCTTCTTCCGCGTGCTGCAAGGCATCGGCGGCGGAGCGATGCAGCCCATCGCACAGGCCATCCTGGTGGAAAGCTTCCCCCACGAGAAGCGCGGCATGGGCATGGCGGTGTACGGCATGGGCGTGATCTTTGCCCCCATCATCGGCCCCACGCTGGGCGGCTGGATCACCGACAACTACAGTTGGCGCTGGATCTTCTTCATCAACATCCCCGTCGGCATCTTCGCCATCCTGATGACGCTGTACCTCATCTTCGATCCGCCGTACCTGAAGCGGCACAGCGTCAGGGAGGGACTGAAGATCGACTACCTCGGCTTCAGTCTGCTGGCTGTGGGCCTGGGCGCGCTGGAGATCATGCTCGATGAAGGGCAGCGCAACGATTGGTTCGAGTCTGGCGGGATCACCGCCGCCGCCATCGTCGCCGGATTGTGCCTGCTGGCGGTGGTGCTCTGGGAGTTGCACGCCGAGCATCCGGTGGTCGAGCTGCGCCTGCTGAAGAACCGCAACTTCACGCTGGCGACCATCACCATGTACTTCCTCGGCGTCGTGCTCTACGCCAGCACCGTGCTTCTCCCCATCTACCTGCAGAGCCTGATGGGCTACAACGCGACGCTGAGCGGGCTGGTGCTCTCCCCAGGCGGGGTCGTCGTGCTGTTCCTGATGCCGATCGTGGGCTTCCTGCTCTCGAAATATGAGGCGCGCTGGCTGGTGACCTTCGGGGTGGCCATGTGCTCGCTGGGCATGTACCAGATGGCGCAGTTCAACCTGGAGACCGACTACCACGCGGCGATGATGGCGCGCATCGTGCAGAGCGTGGGCATGGCGTTCCTCTTCGTGCCCATCAACACCGCCGCATTTTCCTATCTGGTGAAGGAGCAGGCCAACAACGCGACCGGGATCATCAACCTGGCGCGCAACATCGGCGGCAGCTCGGGCATCGCGCTGACCATGACCATGCTGACCCGGCGCACCGCCTTCCATCAGAACATGCTGGCCGGGCACATCACCGGCATGGAAGAAAGCTACCGCTCGATGATCTATGGAGCGGGTCACATGCTGGTGGCGCAGGGTTCCGATCCGGTGCAGGCGACGCAGCAGGCGCACGGGTTGATGTACGGCATGCTGATGCGCCAGTCGGCGATGATGGGCTTCGTGGACAGCTTCTGGGTGCTGGCCATGGTGTTTCTGCTGATGATCCCGCTGATGTTCCTGATGAAGAAGACGCGGCCGCAGAAGATGGAAGTGGCGGCGCACTGA
- a CDS encoding efflux RND transporter permease subunit — protein MSVAELFIRRPVMTTLVMAAILLFGVMGYRLLPVSDLPNVDFPTILVSASLPGATPETMASAVALPLEKQFSTIAGLDSMTSSSFQGSTQITLQFTLDRNIDAAAQDVQAMISKASRDLPQDIPTPPSYQKVNPADQPVLYLALYSPTLPLSQVDEYAETMMAQRISMVSGVAQVQVYGSQKYAVRVQLDPRAMATRQIGIDEVNTAVQRANVNLPTGILYGHKQAFTVQANGQLTDASEYKPLIVTYRNGSPVRLQDIGNVIDSVENDKIRGMFYTDKGGLRSVVLAIQRQPGTNTVEVVDSIKALLPKFRQQMPASVFLDVLYDRSVSIRDSVHDVKFTLMLTVTLVVMVIFIFLRNFSATIIPSLALPMSIVGTFAAMYLLGYSLDNMSLMALTLSVGFVVDDAIVMLENIVRHMEHGEQPYEASVRGSREIGFTIISMTLSLAAVFIPVLFMGGILGRLLHEFAVTIGVAILVSGFVSLTLTPMLCSRWLRPSKEAHHGTLYRWFEHGFDAMHGLYVRTLGPVLRFRKTVILFSTIILVVTVYMFMAIPKGFLPSEDTGQIFIITEAAQGISFDSMVQHQMQVAEIIRRQSWASDFMSFVGGGGGNTGRLFVRLTPRGTRPHVDQIIQDLRRKVGSVPGIMVFAQNLPPIRIGGQLTKSQYQLTLQSTDTQELYSAVPKLEEKMRQVPGLQDVTSDMLVRNPQVNVNIDRDKASALGVTAQQVEDALYTAYSMRQVSTIYAPNNEYRVIMEVKPEFQRDPAALSLLYIRSDKGALVPLNAVATLTPTLGPLSVNHLGQLPSVTMSFNTRPGVALGDAVTAVQKVARDTLPSTITTSFQGTAQAFESSIRGLGVLLILAILVIYIVLGILYESFIHPLTILSGLPSAGFGALLTLMIFHIDLNIYAFVGVIMLVGIVKKNAIMMIDFALVAQREHGKNAADAIYEGALVRFRPIMMTTMAALMGTLPIALGFGAGAESRRPLGLAVVGGLLFSQLITLYITPVIYTYMDSMQTWVQKRTSKAANGQEIPEEVPAGNGNGELVEL, from the coding sequence ATGAGCGTCGCAGAACTATTTATCCGGCGCCCGGTCATGACCACTCTGGTCATGGCGGCGATCCTTCTCTTCGGCGTCATGGGCTATCGGCTCTTGCCGGTGAGCGACCTGCCGAACGTGGACTTCCCCACCATCCTGGTCTCGGCTTCACTGCCCGGAGCCACGCCGGAGACGATGGCCTCGGCGGTCGCACTACCGCTGGAGAAGCAGTTCTCCACCATCGCCGGTCTGGACTCGATGACCTCGAGCAGCTTTCAGGGATCCACGCAGATCACGCTCCAGTTCACGCTCGACCGCAACATCGACGCCGCCGCCCAGGACGTGCAGGCCATGATCTCCAAGGCCAGCCGTGACTTGCCCCAGGACATCCCCACCCCGCCCTCCTACCAGAAGGTGAACCCGGCCGATCAGCCCGTGCTCTACCTCGCGCTCTATTCGCCTACGCTGCCCCTCTCGCAGGTGGACGAGTACGCGGAGACCATGATGGCGCAGCGCATCTCCATGGTTTCCGGCGTCGCCCAGGTGCAAGTGTACGGCTCGCAGAAGTACGCGGTGCGGGTGCAGCTCGACCCGCGCGCCATGGCCACCCGCCAGATCGGCATCGACGAGGTCAACACCGCCGTCCAGCGCGCCAACGTGAATCTGCCCACTGGCATCCTCTACGGCCACAAGCAGGCGTTCACGGTCCAGGCCAACGGCCAACTCACCGACGCCAGCGAGTACAAGCCGCTGATTGTCACTTACCGCAACGGTTCCCCGGTGCGGTTGCAGGACATCGGCAACGTCATCGACTCGGTCGAGAACGACAAGATCCGCGGCATGTTCTACACCGATAAGGGCGGGCTGCGCTCCGTCGTGCTCGCCATCCAGCGCCAGCCCGGCACCAACACGGTCGAGGTGGTGGACAGCATCAAGGCGCTGCTGCCCAAGTTCCGCCAGCAGATGCCGGCCTCGGTTTTCCTCGACGTCCTCTACGACCGCTCCGTCTCCATCCGCGACTCGGTGCACGACGTGAAGTTCACCCTGATGCTGACCGTCACCCTAGTCGTCATGGTGATCTTCATTTTCCTGCGGAATTTCTCGGCGACCATCATTCCCAGCCTGGCTCTGCCCATGTCCATCGTGGGAACGTTTGCCGCGATGTACCTGCTGGGCTATTCGCTCGACAACATGTCGCTGATGGCGCTGACGCTCTCCGTGGGCTTCGTCGTAGATGACGCCATCGTCATGCTGGAAAACATCGTGCGCCACATGGAGCACGGCGAGCAGCCCTACGAGGCCTCGGTGCGCGGCTCGCGCGAGATCGGCTTCACCATCATCTCCATGACCCTGTCGCTGGCCGCGGTGTTCATCCCCGTGCTGTTCATGGGCGGGATCCTGGGCCGCCTGCTGCACGAGTTCGCGGTGACCATCGGCGTGGCCATCCTGGTTTCGGGCTTCGTTTCCCTGACCCTGACGCCCATGCTGTGCAGCCGCTGGTTGCGGCCCTCGAAGGAAGCGCACCACGGCACGCTCTACCGCTGGTTCGAGCACGGCTTCGACGCCATGCACGGCCTGTACGTCCGCACGCTGGGGCCGGTGTTGCGCTTCCGCAAGACCGTCATCCTGTTCTCGACCATCATCCTAGTCGTGACCGTGTACATGTTCATGGCCATCCCCAAGGGCTTCCTCCCCAGCGAGGACACCGGGCAGATATTCATCATCACCGAGGCGGCGCAAGGCATCTCCTTCGACTCCATGGTGCAGCACCAGATGCAGGTGGCGGAGATCATCCGCCGGCAGTCCTGGGCCTCCGATTTCATGTCCTTTGTGGGGGGCGGCGGCGGCAACACCGGACGCTTGTTCGTCCGCCTCACGCCGCGCGGCACCCGTCCTCACGTGGACCAGATCATCCAGGACCTGCGCCGCAAGGTGGGCTCGGTCCCGGGGATCATGGTCTTCGCGCAGAACCTGCCTCCCATCCGCATCGGCGGACAGCTCACCAAGAGCCAGTACCAGCTCACGCTACAGAGCACCGATACCCAGGAGCTGTACTCCGCCGTCCCCAAGCTCGAGGAGAAGATGCGCCAGGTCCCCGGGCTTCAGGACGTGACCAGCGACATGCTGGTCAGGAACCCGCAGGTCAACGTCAACATTGACCGCGACAAGGCCTCCGCCCTGGGCGTCACCGCGCAGCAGGTTGAAGACGCGCTTTACACCGCCTACAGCATGCGCCAGGTTTCCACCATCTACGCCCCCAACAACGAGTACCGCGTGATCATGGAGGTGAAACCGGAGTTCCAGCGCGACCCGGCGGCGCTTTCCCTGCTCTACATCCGCTCGGACAAGGGCGCGCTGGTGCCGCTGAACGCCGTCGCCACGCTGACGCCCACCCTCGGGCCGCTGTCAGTGAACCACCTGGGCCAGCTGCCGTCGGTGACCATGTCATTCAACACGCGTCCCGGAGTGGCGCTGGGTGACGCCGTCACCGCCGTACAGAAGGTCGCGCGCGACACCCTGCCCAGCACCATCACCACCAGCTTCCAGGGCACCGCGCAGGCCTTTGAGTCCTCCATCCGCGGACTCGGCGTGCTGCTCATCCTCGCCATCCTGGTCATCTACATCGTGCTGGGCATCCTGTACGAGAGCTTCATCCACCCTTTGACCATTCTTTCCGGCCTGCCCTCGGCGGGATTCGGCGCGCTGCTCACGCTGATGATCTTCCACATCGATCTGAACATCTACGCCTTCGTGGGCGTGATCATGCTGGTGGGCATCGTGAAGAAGAACGCCATCATGATGATCGACTTCGCGCTGGTGGCGCAGCGCGAGCACGGCAAGAACGCCGCCGACGCCATCTACGAAGGCGCGCTGGTGCGCTTCCGCCCCATCATGATGACCACCATGGCGGCGCTGATGGGCACCCTGCCCATCGCGCTCGGCTTCGGCGCCGGCGCCGAGTCGCGCCGCCCCCTGGGCCTGGCCGTGGTCGGCGGCCTGCTCTTCTCCCAGCTCATCACCCTCTACATCACCCCGGTGATCTACACCTATATGGACTCGATGCAGACCTGGGTACAGAAGAGAACGAGCAAAGCGGCCAACGGCCAGGAGATCCCCGAGGAAGTTCCAGCCGGCAACGGCAACGGCGAGCTGGTCGAGCTCTGA
- a CDS encoding HlyD family secretion protein — MPTELEELELPQVEAPEAEARTTPLRDRWANPKFRHAVLGAGALVLAAVLASFLYYHNRVSTDDAQVDGHLATVASKVYGNVAEVLVNDNQAVQAGQVLVRIDARDYQARLDQARATLALAEAQARAAEIGVPMMQQTTLSGTTGAAAALAAVQAEHERTQAAEAKSAADMAKAKAEVGAAEANSERAQADLARMKPLMEKEEISKQQYDAVRAEARVAESEVQAAREEFNSSAKDVTLRKAAVVAAKANIDHARAGVTQAHASLKQADIQSAQAQSAQAAVNQARANLAAAELQLSYTTVVAPVDGVVTKKSVESGQIVQPGQGLLVVIPLHDVWVTANFKETQLAKVRAGQRAEVKVDMYGKTFTGKVDSVAGATGTRLSLLPPENATGNYVKVVQRIPVKIVLDPQQGAVLRPGMNVEATIITK, encoded by the coding sequence ATGCCAACCGAATTGGAAGAACTTGAACTACCGCAGGTGGAAGCGCCAGAGGCGGAAGCGCGCACCACGCCGCTGAGGGACCGCTGGGCGAACCCGAAGTTCCGGCACGCGGTGCTGGGCGCAGGAGCGCTGGTGCTGGCGGCGGTCCTGGCCTCGTTCCTCTACTACCACAACCGCGTCTCGACCGATGACGCGCAGGTGGACGGACACTTGGCGACCGTGGCCTCCAAGGTGTACGGCAATGTCGCCGAGGTGCTGGTCAACGACAACCAGGCGGTGCAGGCAGGGCAGGTGCTGGTGCGCATCGATGCGCGCGATTACCAGGCGCGGTTGGACCAGGCGAGGGCGACGCTGGCGCTGGCGGAGGCGCAGGCCAGGGCGGCGGAGATCGGGGTCCCGATGATGCAGCAGACGACGCTGAGTGGGACCACGGGCGCGGCGGCGGCGCTGGCCGCTGTCCAGGCGGAGCACGAGCGCACGCAAGCCGCCGAGGCCAAGAGTGCGGCGGACATGGCGAAGGCGAAGGCGGAGGTGGGGGCGGCCGAGGCCAACAGTGAGCGCGCACAAGCGGACCTGGCGCGCATGAAGCCCCTGATGGAGAAGGAAGAGATCTCGAAGCAGCAATACGACGCCGTGCGGGCTGAGGCTCGCGTTGCCGAGAGCGAGGTGCAGGCGGCGCGGGAGGAATTCAATTCCTCTGCCAAGGACGTGACCTTGCGCAAAGCTGCCGTGGTCGCTGCCAAGGCGAACATCGATCACGCGCGGGCGGGCGTGACGCAGGCCCACGCCTCGCTCAAGCAGGCCGATATCCAATCGGCACAGGCGCAGTCGGCCCAGGCCGCCGTGAACCAGGCGCGGGCCAATCTCGCCGCCGCCGAACTGCAACTCAGCTATACGACAGTGGTTGCGCCAGTGGATGGCGTGGTCACCAAGAAGAGCGTGGAATCCGGCCAGATCGTGCAGCCCGGCCAGGGGCTGCTGGTGGTCATCCCGCTGCACGACGTGTGGGTGACCGCCAACTTCAAGGAGACGCAACTGGCGAAGGTTCGTGCGGGCCAGAGGGCCGAGGTCAAAGTGGACATGTACGGGAAAACGTTTACCGGGAAAGTGGATTCGGTGGCGGGCGCGACGGGCACTCGGCTGAGCTTGCTGCCGCCGGAGAACGCGACGGGAAACTACGTGAAAGTGGTGCAGAGGATCCCGGTCAAGATCGTGCTCGACCCGCAGCAGGGTGCGGTACTGCGGCCGGGCATGAACGTGGAAGCCACCATCATCACCAAGTAG
- a CDS encoding STAS domain-containing protein: MGSAERRDGSDQLDINVRENRYITEFSLKGKLYGNAVRRLERLWIEHIETGGVLLLDVRGLTHIDAAGRKMLFFMQQEGVQILVGADESEAHSTALSPVAWPEARN, encoded by the coding sequence ATGGGAAGTGCAGAACGGCGCGACGGCAGCGACCAGCTCGACATCAACGTCCGCGAGAACCGCTACATCACCGAGTTCAGCCTGAAAGGGAAGCTGTACGGGAACGCGGTGCGGCGGCTGGAACGGCTTTGGATCGAGCACATCGAGACGGGCGGCGTGCTGCTTCTGGACGTGCGCGGATTGACGCACATCGATGCCGCCGGACGCAAGATGCTCTTCTTCATGCAGCAGGAGGGAGTGCAGATCCTGGTGGGTGCCGACGAGAGCGAAGCGCACTCCACCGCGCTCTCCCCCGTGGCCTGGCCGGAGGCGCGGAACTGA
- a CDS encoding TolC family protein, whose amino-acid sequence MLRITILDELETLKLEGRLAGPWVAELERAWQRMTGAHRKAVTVDLDGVTFIDAAGRNLLEHMADEGAALKAGAPLTRCICDEIRARHRQIHAAVKALFGKREAIIVIFLPLLLLWTVPRLDAQAAPAPATAAQATAGSVRLTLRDAVQMALKQNPQVQLAVLSTAQANEDKNIARAALLPQVGAEAFWRYQRFNTASLIGTQSPLFPQVAGPFQSVQGGPVYSASIFDLTLWRRLQGARAGVRGSQAQQMSVREEMVLLTVSQYLGVLRASADVKAAQSRVELAQALYNLASDLQKNGVGTGIDTLRANVQLQNEKQRLIQAETARKTAIFGLQRLLNLDSRQSVELTDEVSFFETPQIESDQALERAWETRPELKALLAREQAAQAAKRAAWEQRLPRFASVGTWGYQGLTWGSTIPAYQVQITADVPIFTGGRIQAENVRADLELKKVEQERQELRNQIALQVNTAAAELAAARNEVDVANQGVRLAQEEVTQARDRFQAGVANNIEVITAQDELSRASDNQIAALYRYNQARADLAHAAGQMESLYSK is encoded by the coding sequence ATGCTACGAATCACCATCCTGGACGAACTGGAGACGCTGAAGCTGGAAGGCCGGCTGGCCGGACCGTGGGTCGCTGAGCTGGAAAGGGCGTGGCAGAGAATGACCGGCGCCCACCGCAAGGCGGTGACCGTGGACCTAGACGGCGTGACGTTCATCGACGCGGCCGGCAGGAACCTGCTGGAACACATGGCGGACGAGGGCGCGGCCCTGAAAGCGGGAGCGCCGCTGACGCGCTGCATCTGCGACGAGATCCGGGCGCGACACCGGCAAATCCACGCCGCGGTCAAGGCACTCTTCGGGAAGCGGGAAGCAATCATCGTTATCTTCCTCCCGTTGCTGCTTCTGTGGACCGTGCCGCGGCTGGATGCGCAGGCCGCGCCCGCGCCGGCAACCGCCGCGCAAGCCACTGCCGGGTCCGTCCGGCTGACGCTGCGCGATGCGGTGCAGATGGCGCTGAAGCAGAACCCGCAAGTCCAGCTCGCAGTCCTCAGCACGGCGCAGGCGAATGAAGACAAGAACATCGCGCGCGCGGCACTGCTGCCGCAGGTGGGCGCGGAAGCGTTCTGGAGATACCAGCGCTTCAACACCGCCTCGCTGATCGGGACCCAGTCGCCTCTGTTCCCGCAGGTCGCTGGTCCGTTCCAGTCGGTGCAGGGCGGCCCGGTGTACAGCGCTTCCATCTTCGACCTGACGCTGTGGCGGCGGCTGCAGGGAGCACGGGCCGGAGTACGCGGCAGCCAGGCGCAGCAGATGAGCGTGCGGGAGGAGATGGTGCTGCTGACCGTCTCGCAATATCTCGGCGTGCTGCGCGCCTCGGCGGACGTGAAGGCGGCGCAGTCGCGGGTAGAGCTGGCGCAAGCGCTCTACAACCTGGCCTCTGATCTGCAAAAGAACGGCGTGGGCACGGGCATCGACACGCTGCGCGCCAACGTGCAGCTACAGAACGAGAAGCAGCGGCTGATCCAGGCGGAGACGGCGCGCAAGACCGCGATCTTCGGGCTGCAGCGGCTGCTGAACCTCGACTCGCGCCAATCCGTCGAATTGACCGATGAGGTCAGCTTCTTCGAGACGCCGCAAATCGAAAGCGACCAGGCCCTGGAGCGTGCCTGGGAGACGCGCCCGGAATTGAAGGCGCTGCTGGCCCGCGAGCAAGCGGCGCAGGCGGCCAAACGCGCCGCGTGGGAGCAGCGCCTGCCGCGGTTCGCCTCCGTGGGGACCTGGGGATACCAAGGGCTGACCTGGGGGAGCACGATCCCGGCGTACCAAGTCCAGATCACGGCCGACGTTCCCATCTTCACCGGCGGCCGCATCCAGGCGGAGAACGTGCGCGCCGACCTGGAGCTGAAGAAGGTCGAGCAGGAGCGGCAGGAACTACGAAACCAGATCGCGCTGCAGGTGAACACGGCGGCGGCCGAACTGGCGGCCGCGCGCAACGAGGTGGACGTGGCCAACCAGGGAGTGCGGCTGGCGCAGGAGGAGGTCACGCAGGCGCGCGACCGCTTCCAGGCGGGCGTAGCCAACAATATCGAGGTCATCACGGCACAGGACGAGTTGTCCCGCGCCAGCGACAACCAGATCGCGGCTTTATATCGCTACAACCAGGCCCGGGCCGACCTGGCGCACGCCGCCGGCCAGATGGAATCGCTATATAGCAAGTAA